Proteins encoded in a region of the Amyelois transitella isolate CPQ chromosome 9, ilAmyTran1.1, whole genome shotgun sequence genome:
- the LOC106130328 gene encoding set1/Ash2 histone methyltransferase complex subunit ASH2 isoform X1, whose product MNMQESQKSAENAEKSKQKSSLESQGNCYCGKDRNLNIAELLCASCNRWFHESCIGYQLGKLVPFMTNYLFICKNCSPTGLETFKKNQAPFPQMCLTAIANLRQESAKEGRNKMLFSKDRDIIPYIDQYWEAMTTMPRRVTQSWYATVQRALVKDIQVLFTYEDDAAEGPMFGLYNTELTSIKPNYEAMIKQGQLKVTDMGIATIPLAGNVKGRQGKRRPAVGGAADAGAPLGKKGRGNELGALKLPSHGYPTEHPFNKDGYRYILAEPDPHAPFRQEFDESNEWSGKPIPGWLYRSLCPGGVLLALHDRAPQLKIAEDRLAVTGEKGYCMVRATHGVSRGTWYWEASVEEVPEGAAARLGWGRRYTNLQAPLGYDKFGYSWRSRKGTRFHESRGKHYSAGYGEGDTLGFLIILPDSSSTKYTPNTYKDRPLVKFKSHLYYEDKDNIQESLNNLKPLPGSRIYFFKNGECQGEAFTDIYQGCYYPSVSLHKNITVSVNFGPNFKHPPSSEFKYRPMSEKAEEAICEQTMADLLYLTENEGKLRLDNFNL is encoded by the exons ATGAACATGCAGGAATCTCAGAAATCGGCAGAAAATGCTGAAAAATCTAAACAAAAATCTTCATTAGAATCTCAGGGAAATTGTTACTG cGGGAAAGACCGAAATCTGAATATAGCGGAGTTGCTATGTGCTTCCTGCAACCGATGGTTCCATGAATCTTGTATTGGGTATCAGCTGGGGAAGCTGGTACCATTCATGACCAACTATTTGTTCATTTGTAAAAATTGCTCCCCTACTGGTTTAGAGACTTTCAAGAAGAATCAGGCTC CATTTCCGCAAATGTGCCTTACTGCAATTGCTAACCTGCGACAGGAGAGTGCTAAGGAAGGCCGGAACAAGATGCTGTTTAGCAAAGATCGGGATATCATCCCGTATATTGACCAGTACTGGGAGGCCATGACAACCATGCCTAGGAG AGTAACCCAATCTTGGTACGCGACCGTCCAGCGGGCGTTGGTCAAAGACATCCAAGTTCTGTTCACGTACGAGGACGACGCGGCGGAAGGCCCTATGTTCGGATTGTACAACACTGAGCTAACTTCTATAAAGCCGAATTACGAAGCGATGATTAAACAGGGCCAGTTGAAGGTCACCGATATGGGTATTGCTACAA TACCTCTAGCGGGCAACGTAAAGGGTAGGCAAGGGAAGCGTCGGCCGGCCGTGGGAGGGGCGGCAGACGCTGGGGCGCCTCTAGGGAAGAAGGGCAGGGGGAACGAACTGGGAGCGCTGAAACTACCCTCACATGGCTATCCAACAGAACATCCCTTTAATAAAGACGGGTACAGATACATTCTGGCTGAACCGGACCCACACGCGCCGTTTAGACAA gaATTTGACGAGAGCAACGAATGGAGCGGCAAGCCTATACCCGGCTGGCTGTACCGCTCTCTGTGTCCGGGCGGTGTGTTACTGGCTTTACACGACCGCGCGCCGCAGCTCAAAATAGCTGAGGATCGCCTCGCTGTCACTGGAGAGAAGGGTTATTGCATGGTGCGGGCTACACATG GCGTGTCCCGCGGCACGTGGTACTGGGAGGCCAGCGTGGAGGAGGTGCCCGAGGGCGCGGCGGCGCGCCTGGGCTGGGGGCGGCGCTACACCAACCTGCAGGCGCCGCTCGGCTACGACAAGTTCGGGTACTCGTGGCGCAGCCGCAAGGGCACCAG ATTCCACGAGTCCCGCGGGAAGCACTACAGCGCCGGTTACGGCGAGGGAGACACTCTCGGGTTCCTCATCATTTTGCCTGACAGCTCGTCCACTAAGTACACGCCCAATACTTATAAGGATCGT CCCCTAGTCAAATTCAAAAGCCACTTGTATTACGAAGACAAGGACAACATACAAGAATCTCTCAACAATCTCAAACCACTGCCCGGGAGCAGGATTTACTTTTTCAAGAACGGAGAGTGTCAGGGGGAGGCCTTCACTGACATATATCAGGGATGTTATTACCCCTCCGTATCGTTGCACAAGAACATAACTGTCAGTGTCAATTTTGGACCCAACTTCAAGCATCCGCCTTCGAGCGAGTTCAAATATAGACCC ATGTCAGAAAAGGCAGAGGAAGCGATATGCGAACAAACAATGGCCGACCTGCTGTACCTTACAGAGAACGAAGGGAAACTACGTCTGGACAACTTTAACCTCTGA
- the LOC106130328 gene encoding set1/Ash2 histone methyltransferase complex subunit ASH2 isoform X2, with amino-acid sequence MYSHQSTRFHISILNLKFITSKMSVPLAGNVKGRQGKRRPAVGGAADAGAPLGKKGRGNELGALKLPSHGYPTEHPFNKDGYRYILAEPDPHAPFRQEFDESNEWSGKPIPGWLYRSLCPGGVLLALHDRAPQLKIAEDRLAVTGEKGYCMVRATHGVSRGTWYWEASVEEVPEGAAARLGWGRRYTNLQAPLGYDKFGYSWRSRKGTRFHESRGKHYSAGYGEGDTLGFLIILPDSSSTKYTPNTYKDRPLVKFKSHLYYEDKDNIQESLNNLKPLPGSRIYFFKNGECQGEAFTDIYQGCYYPSVSLHKNITVSVNFGPNFKHPPSSEFKYRPMSEKAEEAICEQTMADLLYLTENEGKLRLDNFNL; translated from the exons ATGTATAGCCATCAGTCAACTCGATTCCACATatcgattttaaatttaaaattcatcaCCTCGAAAATGTCTG TACCTCTAGCGGGCAACGTAAAGGGTAGGCAAGGGAAGCGTCGGCCGGCCGTGGGAGGGGCGGCAGACGCTGGGGCGCCTCTAGGGAAGAAGGGCAGGGGGAACGAACTGGGAGCGCTGAAACTACCCTCACATGGCTATCCAACAGAACATCCCTTTAATAAAGACGGGTACAGATACATTCTGGCTGAACCGGACCCACACGCGCCGTTTAGACAA gaATTTGACGAGAGCAACGAATGGAGCGGCAAGCCTATACCCGGCTGGCTGTACCGCTCTCTGTGTCCGGGCGGTGTGTTACTGGCTTTACACGACCGCGCGCCGCAGCTCAAAATAGCTGAGGATCGCCTCGCTGTCACTGGAGAGAAGGGTTATTGCATGGTGCGGGCTACACATG GCGTGTCCCGCGGCACGTGGTACTGGGAGGCCAGCGTGGAGGAGGTGCCCGAGGGCGCGGCGGCGCGCCTGGGCTGGGGGCGGCGCTACACCAACCTGCAGGCGCCGCTCGGCTACGACAAGTTCGGGTACTCGTGGCGCAGCCGCAAGGGCACCAG ATTCCACGAGTCCCGCGGGAAGCACTACAGCGCCGGTTACGGCGAGGGAGACACTCTCGGGTTCCTCATCATTTTGCCTGACAGCTCGTCCACTAAGTACACGCCCAATACTTATAAGGATCGT CCCCTAGTCAAATTCAAAAGCCACTTGTATTACGAAGACAAGGACAACATACAAGAATCTCTCAACAATCTCAAACCACTGCCCGGGAGCAGGATTTACTTTTTCAAGAACGGAGAGTGTCAGGGGGAGGCCTTCACTGACATATATCAGGGATGTTATTACCCCTCCGTATCGTTGCACAAGAACATAACTGTCAGTGTCAATTTTGGACCCAACTTCAAGCATCCGCCTTCGAGCGAGTTCAAATATAGACCC ATGTCAGAAAAGGCAGAGGAAGCGATATGCGAACAAACAATGGCCGACCTGCTGTACCTTACAGAGAACGAAGGGAAACTACGTCTGGACAACTTTAACCTCTGA
- the LOC106130328 gene encoding set1/Ash2 histone methyltransferase complex subunit ASH2 isoform X3, with product MDLPLAGNVKGRQGKRRPAVGGAADAGAPLGKKGRGNELGALKLPSHGYPTEHPFNKDGYRYILAEPDPHAPFRQEFDESNEWSGKPIPGWLYRSLCPGGVLLALHDRAPQLKIAEDRLAVTGEKGYCMVRATHGVSRGTWYWEASVEEVPEGAAARLGWGRRYTNLQAPLGYDKFGYSWRSRKGTRFHESRGKHYSAGYGEGDTLGFLIILPDSSSTKYTPNTYKDRPLVKFKSHLYYEDKDNIQESLNNLKPLPGSRIYFFKNGECQGEAFTDIYQGCYYPSVSLHKNITVSVNFGPNFKHPPSSEFKYRPMSEKAEEAICEQTMADLLYLTENEGKLRLDNFNL from the exons ATGGatt TACCTCTAGCGGGCAACGTAAAGGGTAGGCAAGGGAAGCGTCGGCCGGCCGTGGGAGGGGCGGCAGACGCTGGGGCGCCTCTAGGGAAGAAGGGCAGGGGGAACGAACTGGGAGCGCTGAAACTACCCTCACATGGCTATCCAACAGAACATCCCTTTAATAAAGACGGGTACAGATACATTCTGGCTGAACCGGACCCACACGCGCCGTTTAGACAA gaATTTGACGAGAGCAACGAATGGAGCGGCAAGCCTATACCCGGCTGGCTGTACCGCTCTCTGTGTCCGGGCGGTGTGTTACTGGCTTTACACGACCGCGCGCCGCAGCTCAAAATAGCTGAGGATCGCCTCGCTGTCACTGGAGAGAAGGGTTATTGCATGGTGCGGGCTACACATG GCGTGTCCCGCGGCACGTGGTACTGGGAGGCCAGCGTGGAGGAGGTGCCCGAGGGCGCGGCGGCGCGCCTGGGCTGGGGGCGGCGCTACACCAACCTGCAGGCGCCGCTCGGCTACGACAAGTTCGGGTACTCGTGGCGCAGCCGCAAGGGCACCAG ATTCCACGAGTCCCGCGGGAAGCACTACAGCGCCGGTTACGGCGAGGGAGACACTCTCGGGTTCCTCATCATTTTGCCTGACAGCTCGTCCACTAAGTACACGCCCAATACTTATAAGGATCGT CCCCTAGTCAAATTCAAAAGCCACTTGTATTACGAAGACAAGGACAACATACAAGAATCTCTCAACAATCTCAAACCACTGCCCGGGAGCAGGATTTACTTTTTCAAGAACGGAGAGTGTCAGGGGGAGGCCTTCACTGACATATATCAGGGATGTTATTACCCCTCCGTATCGTTGCACAAGAACATAACTGTCAGTGTCAATTTTGGACCCAACTTCAAGCATCCGCCTTCGAGCGAGTTCAAATATAGACCC ATGTCAGAAAAGGCAGAGGAAGCGATATGCGAACAAACAATGGCCGACCTGCTGTACCTTACAGAGAACGAAGGGAAACTACGTCTGGACAACTTTAACCTCTGA
- the LOC106130365 gene encoding bolA-like protein DDB_G0274169 isoform X2, which translates to MSNAPGPVEGTIRDKLQSQLTATYVDVINESYMHNVPKGAETHFKVVVVSDKFDGLPLIKRHRLVNDVLKEELQTGVHALSIIAKTPQQWEISDKIVESSPNCRGGFGK; encoded by the exons ATGAGCAACGCTCCTGGTCCTGTTGAAGGCACAATAAGGGACAAACTACAGTCTCAATTAACGGCAACTTATGTAGATGTTATAAATGAATCTTACATGCACAATGTACCGAAAGGAGCAGAAACACATTTCAAAGTTGTTGTCGTATCGGATAAATTTGACGGCTTACCTCTAATAAAG agACATCGTTTGGTAAATGATGTGCTAAAAGAAGAGCTTCAGACTGGAGTCCATGCCCTCTCCATAATAGCTAAGACACCTCAGCAGTGGGAAATTAGTGATAAGATTGTGGAGAGCAGTCCTAATTGTAGAGGAGGTTTcggaaaataa
- the LOC106130365 gene encoding bolA-like protein DDB_G0274169 isoform X1 yields MVLTPIVSVYKSLMIKQIIRYNSSMNQILRTGYSTLRSMSNAPGPVEGTIRDKLQSQLTATYVDVINESYMHNVPKGAETHFKVVVVSDKFDGLPLIKRHRLVNDVLKEELQTGVHALSIIAKTPQQWEISDKIVESSPNCRGGFGK; encoded by the exons ATGGTTTTAACACCAATAGTGTCTGTTTACAAAAGTTTAAtgattaaacaaataattcgCTACAATAGCTCCATGAATCAAATACTTCGGACAG GATATTCAACTTTAAGAAGCATGAGCAACGCTCCTGGTCCTGTTGAAGGCACAATAAGGGACAAACTACAGTCTCAATTAACGGCAACTTATGTAGATGTTATAAATGAATCTTACATGCACAATGTACCGAAAGGAGCAGAAACACATTTCAAAGTTGTTGTCGTATCGGATAAATTTGACGGCTTACCTCTAATAAAG agACATCGTTTGGTAAATGATGTGCTAAAAGAAGAGCTTCAGACTGGAGTCCATGCCCTCTCCATAATAGCTAAGACACCTCAGCAGTGGGAAATTAGTGATAAGATTGTGGAGAGCAGTCCTAATTGTAGAGGAGGTTTcggaaaataa